A window from Triticum aestivum cultivar Chinese Spring chromosome 6D, IWGSC CS RefSeq v2.1, whole genome shotgun sequence encodes these proteins:
- the LOC123143625 gene encoding kinetochore protein NUF2 homolog translates to MASGFHFPLLSPAKIAEELVQFDVAPFANLRAEHIASPQPDLLPGVLGRFFDYFVDAPGDGEGGQLGFSELEVLDNPEHHAEAIRLLRLYNKSQIFLESIHYKDLTLADFTHPTPRRVVEVLSALINFLLYRHDKTELLQSIVSESSDYHERDLELKARIAQIQKEIADHELAEQMEEPMAQQLEADVNALQQKVQVYNKQHLALRAKAAAISDTKEEIHRKITQADFELTKHAQENSKLRSKLVKSPEKVQRALEEKKSARAKLKESEKIATQNAQEKTTTMEIRNKALEKLVKQHSKIQDVHEQLAAAKTVEKEVKTRKAKLNDECVSVMSFEAQIVEWKGKVHEMEERLKVKVKERNQIIANENQKLGALSSETEVKLQCLEPREKKVEAMIAKASKLCSEAASARTSATAQQQKIHAKFNNIVKAFNTYMDSVDPFLERIEEVGRQLAGERASAPDPSAAVATKATPRSSATSKKSRARRRT, encoded by the exons ATGGCGTCCGGCTTCCATTTCCCGTTACTGTCGCCGGCGAAGATCGCGGAGGAGCTGGTCCAGTTCGATGTCGCCCCCTTCGCCAACCTCCGCGCCGAGCACATCGCCAGCCCGCAGCCCGACCTGCTCCCGGGCGTCCTCGGCCGCTTCTTCGACTACTTCGTCGACGCCCCCGG GGACGGCGAGGGCGGGCAGCTAGGGTTCAGCGAGCTGGAGGTGCTGGACAACCCGGAGCACCACGCGGAGGCCATCCGGCTGCTGCGCCTCTACAACAAGTCGCAGATCTTCCTCGAATCCATCCACTACAAGGACTTGACGCTCGCCGACTTCACCCACCCGACGCCGCGCCGCGTCGTCGAGGTCCTCAGCGCCCTCATCAACTTTCTCCTCTACAGGCACGACAAGACGGAACTCCTGCAGTCCATCGTCAGCGAGTCCTCCGACTACCACGAGCGCGACCTGGAGCTCAAGGCCAGGATCGCCCAG ATTCAGAAGGAGATTGCGGATCATGAGCTCGCGGAGCAGATGGAGGAGCCCATGGCCCAGCAGCTGGAAGCGGACGTCAATGCTCTGCAGCAGAAAGTTCAGGTTTACAACAAGCAGCATCTGGCCCTGCGAGCAAAAGCCGCAGCCATCAGTGACACGAAAGAGGAGATCCACAGGAAG ATAACCCAGGCTGATTTTGAGTTGACTAAACATGCCCAAGAAAACTCCAAATTGAGGTCCAAGTTAGTAAAGTCCCCAGAGAAGGTTCAG AGGGCCTTGGAAGAGAAGAAATCAGCCCGTGCTAAGTTGAAGGAGTCTGAGAAAATAGCAACACAAAATGCTCAAGAGAAAACTACCACTATGGAGATACGCAATAAG GCTCTTGAAAAACTGGTGAAGCAACACTCTAAAATCCAGGATGTACATGAACAG CTTGCTGCTGCTAAAACAGTTGAAAAGGAAGTTAAAACTCGTAAGGCTAAGCTTAATGATGAATGTGTCTCGGTTATGTCCTTTGAAGCACAGATTGTTGAGTGGAAAGGAAAAG TACATGAAATGGAGGAGCGTCTCAAGGTGAAAGTGAAAGAAAGGAATCAAATAATAGCAAATGAAAATCAGAAGCTGGGCGCTTTGAGCTCCGAGACTGAGGTTAAATTGCAGTGCCTTGAACCTAGAGAAAAGAAAGTAGAGGCAATGATCGCGAAG GCTTCGAAGCTATGTTCTGAAGCTGCTTCTGCGAGGACTAGTGCCACAGCACAACAGCAGAAAATTCACGCAAAATTCAACAACATTGTGAAGGCG TTTAACACCTACATGGATAGTGTCGACCCTTTCTTAGAGCGGATCGAGGAGGTCGGCAG GCAACTGGCAGGGGAACGCGCCTCTGCTCCCGATCCATCTGCCGCCGTTGCAACAAAAGCCACACCCAGATCCAGTGCAACGAGCAAGAAGTCAAGGGCTAGGAGAAGGACTTGA